The Meriones unguiculatus strain TT.TT164.6M chromosome 6, Bangor_MerUng_6.1, whole genome shotgun sequence genome has a window encoding:
- the LOC132654560 gene encoding large ribosomal subunit protein eL30-like, protein MVAVKKTKKSLESINSRLQLVMKSGKNILGYKQTLKMIRQGKAKLVVLANNCPALRKSEVEYYAMLAKTGVHRYSGDNIDLGTACGKHCRVCTLASIGPGDSDITRSMPEQTGEK, encoded by the coding sequence atggtgGCCGTAAAGAAGACGAAAAAGTCTCTGGAGTCGATCAACTCTAGGCTCCAGCTTGTTATGAAAAGTGGAAAGAATATTCTGGGGTACAAACAGACTCTGAAGATGATCAGACAAGGCAAAGCGAAATTGGTTGTTCTCGCCAATAACTGCCCAGCTCTGAGGAAATCTGAAGTAGAATACTATGCCATGTTGGCTAAAACTGGCGTCCATCGCTACAGCGGCGATAATATTGACTTGGGCACAGCGTGTGGAAAACACTGCAGAGTGTGCACACTGGCTAGCATTGGCCCAGGGGATTCTGATATTACTAGAAGCATGCCGGAACAGACTGGTGAAAAGTGA